A portion of the Bacteroidota bacterium genome contains these proteins:
- the surE gene encoding 5'/3'-nucleotidase SurE produces the protein MPKPQILITNDDGISAPGIRYLIGIMKQLGDVAVVAPDKPQSAMGHAITVGAPLRLQKIVREPGYTEYSCNGTPVDCVKIGIDKVIHRRPDLLVSGINHGSNSSINIIYSGTMSAALEGAMLGIPSIGFSLHDYSHSADFSLTGPFIKEICKNVLKNGIADGTALNVNFPPKKGTPKGIKICRQARAYWQEEFDERKDPFGRPYYWLKGVFTNHDLEKDTDEWALAHNYVSVVPVHFDFTAMHAIESLKKWKFNV, from the coding sequence ATGCCAAAACCACAGATACTGATAACGAATGATGACGGCATCAGTGCACCGGGAATCCGGTATTTGATTGGAATTATGAAACAGCTGGGCGATGTTGCCGTGGTAGCACCCGACAAGCCTCAATCGGCCATGGGGCATGCCATTACCGTAGGCGCACCGCTGAGGTTGCAGAAGATAGTCCGCGAACCGGGATATACTGAATACAGTTGTAACGGAACACCCGTTGACTGTGTAAAAATCGGGATTGACAAGGTGATTCACCGTCGTCCCGATTTACTGGTATCAGGCATCAATCACGGTTCGAATTCTTCAATCAATATTATTTATTCAGGAACTATGTCGGCGGCGCTCGAAGGCGCAATGCTGGGAATACCTTCCATCGGATTTTCGCTGCATGATTATTCGCACAGTGCGGATTTCAGCCTGACAGGTCCGTTCATTAAAGAGATTTGTAAAAATGTACTTAAGAACGGCATTGCCGACGGCACGGCACTGAATGTAAACTTCCCGCCCAAAAAGGGCACGCCTAAAGGCATCAAGATTTGCAGGCAGGCACGGGCTTACTGGCAGGAAGAATTTGATGAACGCAAAGATCCGTTCGGCAGACCGTATTACTGGCTGAAAGGCGTGTTCACCAATCATGACCTGGAAAAGGATACGGACGAATGGGCACTGGCACACAACTATGTTTCGGTGGTTCCCGTTCACTTCGATTTTACTGCAATGCACGCTATTGAATCACTAAAAAAATGGAAATTCAATGTTTAA
- a CDS encoding DUF192 domain-containing protein, whose translation MARKNKLSILFALIPVFVVGAFFIYKLSTKTKPPVKQQQQQQQQNFEPTFRKDGELTFADNNNKLLKKISIEIADSPGEREQGLMYRHTMPDSCGMLFLFDVAEPQSFWMKNTILPLDIIYVGEDYKIVTIAKNAVPYSEEAIPSVKPAKFVVEVNAGFTDEYNIKEGTTVNF comes from the coding sequence ATGGCAAGAAAAAATAAATTGAGTATTCTCTTCGCGCTGATACCTGTTTTTGTTGTGGGTGCATTTTTTATCTACAAGCTTTCCACAAAAACAAAACCACCGGTAAAACAGCAGCAGCAGCAACAGCAACAAAATTTTGAACCGACGTTCCGTAAAGACGGTGAACTTACGTTTGCAGACAACAACAATAAACTGCTGAAGAAAATTTCCATTGAAATAGCTGACAGTCCGGGCGAACGTGAGCAGGGTTTAATGTACCGCCACACCATGCCCGACAGTTGTGGTATGCTGTTTTTGTTTGATGTTGCCGAACCCCAGAGTTTCTGGATGAAGAACACCATACTTCCGCTTGATATTATTTACGTGGGCGAAGATTACAAAATTGTTACCATCGCAAAGAATGCTGTTCCCTATTCCGAAGAAGCTATTCCATCAGTTAAACCTGCAAAATTTGTTGTTGAAGTAAATGCAGGATTCACGGATGAATACAATATCAAAGAAGGAACGACCGTTAATTTTTAA
- the tcmP gene encoding three-Cys-motif partner protein TcmP — protein sequence MAKDIHKSKFDEGTLTKLTILREYFKAWLPVFLKDRKFNYEKIQIYDFFAGEGTDTIGTKGSPLVFLEELRVYCNSISERKQKVELFFNEYKKEKFQKLQNTIIDFVSQCKSSEFCSIKSSTDCAFTYSIENKDFAVLFSELFAEMIRKPRFPRFMFLDQNGIKFIDHDVFSKLISLSRTDFLFFISSAYASRFAELPEFKKYLSVERQDFDESKPYHCHRVILNYYKNLIPQGKEYYLAPFSIKKPNSGNIYGLIFGSNSPLGLEKFLNTAWKLDQHTGEANFDIDNDKIRTGQMSFFAEENIIKKVGYFKKSMVEFLDGKPRTNKEVYLFTLESGFTVRHANNILNELQSDNELNAVYTTSTEKVRKNSFYLKFNSEKEILLSYEKH from the coding sequence ATGGCAAAAGACATACATAAGTCAAAGTTTGACGAAGGCACATTAACTAAACTTACCATTTTAAGGGAGTATTTTAAAGCATGGTTGCCCGTATTCTTGAAAGATCGTAAGTTTAACTACGAAAAAATTCAGATTTATGATTTCTTCGCTGGGGAAGGAACTGACACCATTGGTACAAAAGGAAGTCCTTTAGTTTTTCTTGAAGAATTGCGTGTTTATTGCAATTCAATAAGTGAACGCAAACAAAAAGTTGAATTGTTTTTCAACGAATATAAAAAAGAGAAATTTCAGAAACTTCAAAACACAATCATTGATTTCGTGAGTCAGTGCAAATCTTCTGAATTTTGCTCAATAAAATCATCCACGGATTGTGCATTTACATATTCCATCGAAAATAAAGATTTTGCAGTTTTGTTTAGTGAATTATTCGCAGAAATGATTCGTAAACCTCGATTCCCAAGGTTTATGTTTCTGGACCAGAACGGAATTAAATTCATTGACCATGATGTTTTTTCAAAATTAATCAGCTTGTCACGTACAGATTTTCTATTTTTTATTTCTTCTGCATACGCTAGCCGTTTTGCCGAACTACCAGAATTTAAAAAATACCTTTCAGTTGAACGCCAAGATTTTGACGAATCAAAACCGTATCATTGCCACCGTGTTATTTTAAACTACTATAAAAACCTTATTCCTCAAGGCAAAGAATATTATTTAGCGCCATTCTCAATAAAAAAGCCAAACAGCGGTAATATTTACGGTTTAATATTTGGCTCGAATAGTCCGTTGGGTCTCGAAAAGTTTCTAAATACCGCATGGAAATTAGACCAGCATACGGGTGAAGCAAACTTTGATATTGATAACGATAAAATCAGAACAGGTCAGATGTCATTTTTTGCGGAAGAAAACATTATAAAAAAAGTAGGTTATTTCAAAAAAAGCATGGTAGAATTTCTGGATGGGAAACCACGCACCAATAAAGAGGTTTACTTATTTACCCTTGAATCTGGTTTTACAGTAAGGCATGCAAATAATATTTTAAATGAATTGCAATCTGATAACGAATTAAATGCTGTTTACACAACAAGCACAGAAAAAGTAAGAAAAAATAGCTTTTATCTCAAATTTAACTCTGAAAAAGAAATACTTTTATCCTATGAAAAGCACTAA
- a CDS encoding phage Gp37/Gp68 family protein, producing the protein MKSTKIEWTEVTWNPSTGCTKISEGCANCYAAKMAKRLKAMGTQKYENEFQLTIHPDTLNEPYTWKKPQIVFVNSMSDLFHEDMPLSFIKEVFSVMNNNPKHIFQVLTKRADVLAKYSALLNWSENIWMGVTVESSKHLYRVNSLRNSGAAVKFLSCEPLLTPLSNLNLYEIDWVIVGGESGANSRPIEKEWVLEIKDKCETHNVPFFFKQWGGFNKKKTGCSLNGEIYKKIPVFA; encoded by the coding sequence ATGAAAAGCACTAAAATAGAGTGGACAGAAGTAACATGGAATCCTTCTACGGGTTGTACGAAAATATCAGAAGGTTGCGCAAACTGTTATGCCGCAAAAATGGCAAAGCGTTTAAAAGCAATGGGTACGCAAAAGTATGAAAATGAATTTCAGTTAACAATTCATCCCGATACTCTTAATGAGCCTTACACATGGAAAAAACCGCAAATAGTTTTTGTTAACTCCATGAGTGATTTATTTCATGAAGACATGCCGCTATCATTCATAAAAGAAGTATTTAGTGTAATGAACAATAATCCAAAGCATATCTTTCAGGTGCTAACGAAAAGGGCTGATGTTTTGGCGAAATACTCTGCACTTCTAAACTGGTCAGAAAATATTTGGATGGGCGTAACAGTCGAAAGTAGTAAACATCTTTACAGAGTAAATTCATTGCGTAATTCAGGGGCGGCTGTTAAATTTTTATCTTGTGAACCATTGCTTACACCGCTGTCAAATCTAAATCTTTATGAAATAGATTGGGTAATTGTTGGTGGCGAATCTGGTGCAAACTCACGCCCAATAGAAAAAGAATGGGTTCTTGAAATCAAAGATAAATGCGAAACACATAACGTTCCATTCTTTTTCAAACAGTGGGGCGGGTTCAACAAAAAGAAAACAGGTTGTTCCCTGAACGGGGAGATTTACAAAAAAATTCCAGTGTTTGCTTAA
- the lgt gene encoding prolipoprotein diacylglyceryl transferase: MTTLAYITWDVTPVLFTLGGIEIRWYGLLFALGFFFAYTLLYDIYKREKVKIAQLDMLTVYFFVATVVGARLGHCLFYEWAYYRQHLLEIFKIWEGGLASHGAAIAIVIALIIYIRRYKVNMWWLFDRVAMVIPIAAAFVRFGNLANSEIYGKPTTLPWAFAFIHDKEANFINVAGQITQVVPRHPTQLYEALAYLLISAVLYIIYRKKKGDIGQGYFVGFFLIALFTARFVIEFSKEVQESFEKAWPIDMGQILSIPFILLGIGFVFFAWRKGKTASN, translated from the coding sequence ATGACCACACTTGCATACATAACCTGGGACGTGACACCCGTATTGTTCACGCTTGGCGGAATCGAAATCCGTTGGTATGGATTGCTTTTTGCCCTTGGATTCTTTTTCGCGTACACCCTGCTTTATGATATTTACAAACGCGAAAAGGTCAAGATCGCACAGCTGGATATGCTCACGGTTTACTTTTTTGTTGCCACCGTTGTAGGAGCACGCCTGGGGCATTGTCTGTTTTATGAATGGGCATATTACCGTCAGCATTTGCTGGAGATCTTTAAAATATGGGAAGGCGGCCTCGCAAGCCACGGTGCGGCTATAGCTATTGTTATCGCACTCATCATATACATTCGCCGCTACAAAGTAAATATGTGGTGGCTGTTCGACCGCGTTGCGATGGTTATTCCAATCGCCGCGGCATTTGTACGATTCGGAAATCTTGCGAATTCGGAAATCTATGGAAAGCCCACTACCCTGCCCTGGGCATTTGCGTTTATACACGATAAGGAGGCCAACTTTATCAATGTTGCAGGTCAGATTACACAGGTGGTACCGCGTCATCCGACTCAACTTTATGAAGCCCTTGCCTACCTGCTCATTTCGGCAGTACTTTACATCATTTATCGTAAGAAAAAAGGCGATATCGGACAGGGATATTTCGTAGGATTTTTCCTGATTGCCTTATTTACCGCACGTTTTGTAATAGAATTCTCAAAAGAAGTACAGGAAAGCTTCGAGAAAGCATGGCCCATTGATATGGGACAAATACTAAGTATTCCCTTTATTTTATTGGGGATTGGGTTTGTCTTTTTCGCCTGGCGAAAAGGTAAAACGGCTTCGAATTAA